A region from the Wansuia hejianensis genome encodes:
- a CDS encoding FtsB family cell division protein — protein sequence MKKEKSRNSRRAMKAHQNKVTMIGITFVVCVLMVTLLVQGQKLNAKLSSNQQRTSELEQQIENENQRTEDISEMQEYMQSDEYLEKVAKDKLGLVKDGEIIFKESN from the coding sequence ATGAAAAAAGAAAAAAGCAGAAACAGCCGCAGAGCAATGAAAGCACATCAGAATAAAGTGACAATGATAGGAATTACTTTTGTTGTATGTGTACTCATGGTGACCTTGCTGGTGCAGGGGCAGAAATTAAATGCCAAACTGTCATCCAACCAACAGCGGACTTCTGAGCTGGAGCAACAGATAGAGAACGAGAATCAGAGGACTGAGGATATCAGTGAGATGCAGGAATATATGCAGAGCGACGAATATCTGGAGAAGGTGGCGAAGGATAAGCTGGGTCTTGTAAAAGACGGTGAGATCATATTTAAGGAATCAAACTAA
- the mazG gene encoding nucleoside triphosphate pyrophosphohydrolase, which yields MKDEKYTYEDFRRIIAKLRAPEGCPWDREQTHASLKSCMIEEAYEVVDGIRILDETGKPDNLCEELGDVMMQVFLHSQIAEEEGLFSLDDVVDGISRKMIYRHPHVFGTAEADTAQKVLQNWEELKKKEKGDLTPEEEIAAIPHSLPSLIRTSKVLKKLDRYYGVFQNEKDSFQEASDSLEQMLAEEKPEKIREKAGEVLLQVCNILRLLEINGEEALTEALEKLLKMYEIPE from the coding sequence ATGAAGGATGAGAAATATACGTATGAAGATTTTCGCAGGATCATAGCGAAGCTGCGCGCTCCGGAGGGCTGTCCCTGGGACCGGGAGCAGACCCATGCGTCGTTGAAAAGCTGCATGATTGAAGAAGCCTATGAAGTGGTGGACGGCATCCGGATTCTGGACGAGACAGGCAAGCCGGACAACCTCTGTGAGGAGCTGGGGGATGTGATGATGCAGGTATTCCTTCACAGCCAGATTGCGGAGGAGGAGGGGTTGTTCAGCCTGGATGACGTGGTGGACGGAATCAGCCGGAAGATGATTTACCGCCATCCCCATGTATTCGGGACCGCGGAGGCGGATACGGCGCAGAAGGTGCTCCAGAACTGGGAGGAACTGAAGAAAAAAGAAAAGGGCGATTTGACGCCTGAAGAAGAAATCGCGGCGATCCCACACAGCCTTCCGTCTCTGATACGGACTTCCAAGGTCCTGAAGAAGCTGGACCGGTATTATGGGGTATTCCAGAATGAGAAGGACAGCTTCCAGGAGGCGTCAGACAGCCTGGAACAGATGCTGGCAGAGGAGAAGCCGGAAAAGATCAGGGAGAAAGCCGGCGAGGTCTTACTGCAGGTTTGCAATATTCTCAGGCTGCTGGAAATAAATGGAGAAGAGGCGCTGACAGAGGCCCTGGAGAAGTTGTTAAAAATGTATGAAATACCGGAATGA
- a CDS encoding xylulokinase — MDRDYIISIDIGTSSCKTALFYKDGTIAGMASQEHGTVFGAGHVVEQSPEEWWKCSVKTIRQVLGTTGVRPSQIGVIGIDSHSSSVIPVSAEGKALYSAMIWTDRRAIQEKEWIDREVGQEVLTQINGNRNDESNAACKILWLKRNCPSLYRDTYKILNASGYMVYRMTGKFSSNISEGGLSQLLDIEKGRWSKELIDACGLDLEKLPDIYHCYEIVGGITAEAADQTGLESGTPVVAGTMDAVACGLGCGITKKGDAYITGGTVTALGVCTDKPLKNGTVHVYHHIVPGAWCNMAGVDYGGGNYRWFRDTFMEHTDTGEAYETMNRMAESVPPGAEKLLFLPTTVGQRCPQWDGLMRGVFLGVAPVHTKAHFVRAIMEGNAFAVREIMELMEELGAEVKNLMIAGGIARSRIWMEIFENILERPLYVAKFEEATVLGNMLNAAYGVGLLEDFHKARDYCRFQELPPDQEQSEKYQRLFEVYKKMYPALKERFRELSELDI, encoded by the coding sequence ATGGATAGAGACTATATAATCAGCATAGATATTGGAACGTCCAGCTGTAAAACTGCCCTGTTTTATAAAGACGGAACAATTGCCGGGATGGCTTCACAGGAACACGGGACTGTCTTCGGGGCCGGTCATGTAGTTGAACAGAGCCCGGAGGAGTGGTGGAAATGCAGCGTTAAAACCATTCGTCAGGTGTTGGGAACGACTGGAGTCCGGCCCAGCCAGATAGGCGTGATTGGAATTGACAGTCACAGCAGTTCAGTCATTCCCGTGTCTGCCGAAGGAAAGGCTTTATATTCGGCAATGATCTGGACAGACAGGAGGGCTATTCAGGAGAAGGAATGGATTGACCGTGAGGTGGGGCAGGAGGTTCTGACACAGATCAATGGCAACAGGAATGATGAATCCAATGCCGCCTGTAAGATTTTATGGCTGAAAAGAAACTGCCCGTCTCTATATCGGGATACATATAAGATACTGAATGCATCCGGTTATATGGTATATCGGATGACAGGTAAATTTTCCAGCAATATTTCAGAAGGTGGACTGTCTCAGCTGTTAGATATTGAAAAGGGGCGGTGGTCTAAGGAGCTTATAGATGCCTGCGGTTTAGATCTGGAGAAACTTCCCGATATCTATCATTGCTATGAGATTGTCGGCGGGATTACGGCAGAGGCGGCCGACCAGACCGGTTTGGAGAGCGGGACGCCAGTTGTGGCAGGAACAATGGATGCTGTGGCCTGTGGGCTGGGGTGCGGTATTACGAAAAAAGGTGACGCTTACATTACAGGGGGAACGGTTACGGCCCTGGGCGTATGCACAGATAAGCCTCTGAAAAACGGCACGGTGCATGTCTATCACCATATTGTCCCGGGAGCCTGGTGCAACATGGCCGGAGTGGATTATGGAGGGGGTAACTACCGGTGGTTCCGGGACACATTTATGGAACACACAGACACAGGCGAGGCTTATGAAACAATGAACCGTATGGCGGAATCTGTACCGCCGGGAGCTGAAAAATTACTTTTTCTGCCCACCACGGTTGGACAGAGATGTCCCCAGTGGGATGGCCTGATGCGGGGAGTTTTCCTGGGAGTTGCGCCGGTACACACAAAGGCACATTTTGTCCGTGCGATCATGGAAGGAAATGCTTTTGCGGTCCGGGAGATCATGGAACTAATGGAGGAGCTGGGGGCGGAAGTTAAGAATCTTATGATTGCGGGAGGGATAGCGAGAAGCAGGATATGGATGGAAATATTTGAGAATATTCTGGAGCGTCCCCTTTACGTGGCAAAATTTGAAGAAGCCACCGTTCTGGGAAATATGCTGAATGCGGCGTATGGCGTGGGGCTGCTGGAAGATTTTCATAAAGCCAGAGATTACTGCAGGTTTCAGGAGCTGCCGCCGGATCAGGAACAGAGTGAAAAATATCAGCGTCTGTTTGAAGTTTACAAGAAGATGTATCCGGCGTTGAAGGAACGTTTCAGAGAGCTGTCAGAGCTGGATATCTGA
- the ftsH gene encoding ATP-dependent zinc metalloprotease FtsH, translating to MNKQSKGWGTYAILIVVLIVLFIYLPNVMSQSKTISNTEYQTLLETGKLTKVVIDQNGEVPTGVVRFETQDGESGKVNVPDVKEAAQELKDRDVAYSMNNVSKDSIFLTLILPVMLCSVVVIIFMSLMNRSAGGGGTNAKMMNFGKSRARMSTDQDKKVMFSDVAGLIEEKEDLVEIVDFLRHPQKYIKVGARIPKGVLLVGPPGTGKTLLAKAVAGEAGVPFFSISGSDFVEMFVGVGASRVRDLFEDAKKNAPCIVFIDEIDAVARRRGTGMGGGHDEREQTLNQLLVEMDGFGVNEGIIVMAATNRVDILDPAILRPGRFDRRVMVGVPDVRGREEILRVHAKGKPLGDDVDLRQIAQTTAGFTGAELENLLNEAAIHAAKAGRAYLLQEDIKDAFIKVGVGTEKKSKIISDKEKKITAYHEAGHAILFHVLPDMEPVYTISVIPTGPGAAGYTMPQPENDNMFNTKGKMLQHITVCLGGRVAEEMVFDDITTGASQDIKQATSIARAMVTKYGMSSKLGLVTYGDDSDEVFIGRDWGHTKNFSENVAAAIDEEVKEIVESCHSRARDVISKHRYVLEECAKQLITKEKLNRQEFEAIFEQEAEGPEE from the coding sequence GTGAATAAACAGTCAAAAGGATGGGGCACATATGCGATACTGATTGTTGTATTGATCGTCTTGTTTATATATCTGCCCAATGTGATGAGTCAAAGCAAAACCATATCTAACACAGAATACCAGACTCTTCTGGAGACCGGGAAGCTTACAAAGGTCGTCATCGACCAGAACGGAGAGGTGCCGACCGGCGTCGTCCGTTTTGAGACCCAGGACGGTGAAAGCGGGAAAGTGAACGTGCCGGACGTAAAAGAAGCAGCGCAGGAGCTGAAGGACCGGGATGTTGCCTATTCGATGAATAACGTCTCCAAAGACAGCATTTTCCTGACGCTGATACTTCCTGTCATGCTGTGCAGTGTTGTAGTGATTATTTTTATGTCGTTGATGAACCGGTCCGCCGGAGGCGGCGGCACCAATGCTAAAATGATGAATTTCGGCAAAAGCAGGGCCAGGATGTCCACAGATCAGGACAAAAAGGTCATGTTTTCCGATGTGGCGGGACTGATTGAAGAGAAGGAAGATCTGGTGGAAATCGTAGATTTTCTGCGGCATCCCCAGAAGTATATTAAGGTAGGAGCCAGGATTCCGAAAGGAGTGCTTCTGGTAGGCCCTCCCGGAACAGGAAAGACCCTGCTGGCCAAAGCGGTGGCGGGAGAAGCAGGAGTTCCCTTCTTCTCTATCTCAGGTTCAGACTTTGTAGAGATGTTCGTAGGCGTGGGTGCGTCCAGAGTGCGCGACCTGTTCGAAGACGCGAAAAAGAATGCCCCCTGTATTGTGTTTATCGATGAGATCGATGCAGTCGCCAGGAGAAGAGGCACCGGTATGGGCGGCGGACATGACGAGAGGGAACAGACGCTGAACCAGCTGCTGGTGGAGATGGATGGCTTCGGTGTCAACGAAGGGATTATTGTCATGGCGGCCACGAACCGGGTGGATATACTGGATCCGGCTATCCTTCGTCCCGGCCGTTTTGACCGGAGAGTGATGGTGGGTGTTCCGGACGTCCGCGGTCGTGAAGAGATCTTGCGGGTACATGCCAAGGGCAAACCGCTGGGGGATGACGTGGATCTGAGACAGATCGCCCAGACCACAGCCGGATTCACTGGGGCAGAGCTGGAGAACCTTCTGAATGAGGCGGCAATCCATGCGGCCAAGGCAGGCAGAGCCTATCTGCTTCAGGAAGACATCAAGGACGCGTTTATCAAAGTAGGCGTGGGTACGGAAAAGAAAAGCAAGATTATTTCCGATAAAGAAAAGAAGATCACGGCTTATCACGAGGCGGGACATGCCATATTGTTCCATGTACTGCCGGATATGGAACCGGTCTATACAATTTCAGTCATCCCGACAGGCCCCGGGGCCGCCGGATATACGATGCCGCAGCCGGAGAATGACAACATGTTCAACACCAAGGGCAAGATGCTCCAGCATATCACGGTGTGTCTGGGCGGCCGCGTGGCGGAAGAGATGGTCTTTGACGACATCACCACAGGCGCTTCTCAGGATATCAAGCAGGCGACATCTATCGCCCGGGCGATGGTGACGAAATACGGTATGTCTTCCAAGCTGGGTCTGGTCACGTACGGCGACGATTCAGATGAAGTGTTCATCGGCCGCGACTGGGGCCATACCAAGAATTTCAGCGAGAACGTGGCGGCGGCCATTGACGAGGAAGTCAAGGAAATAGTGGAGAGCTGCCACAGCAGGGCCAGAGACGTGATCTCCAAGCACAGATATGTACTGGAAGAATGTGCAAAACAGCTGATTACAAAAGAAAAGTTAAATCGGCAGGAATTTGAGGCAATTTTTGAGCAGGAAGCCGAAGGTCCCGAAGAGTGA
- a CDS encoding RNA-binding S4 domain-containing protein, translating into MRLDKYLKVSRLIKRRSVANEACDAGRVLINDKPAKASAQVKAGDVLEILFGTKSVRVEVLNVQETVRKEEAQELYRYL; encoded by the coding sequence ATGAGACTTGATAAATATCTGAAAGTGTCCCGGCTGATCAAGCGCCGCAGCGTAGCGAATGAGGCGTGTGATGCAGGCAGAGTTCTCATCAATGACAAGCCGGCTAAGGCATCGGCCCAGGTGAAGGCAGGCGATGTGCTGGAGATCTTATTCGGCACGAAATCTGTCCGGGTAGAGGTACTGAATGTGCAGGAGACCGTCAGGAAGGAAGAAGCACAGGAACTGTACCGGTATTTATAA
- the hpt gene encoding hypoxanthine phosphoribosyltransferase produces the protein MSERIRTMIEEERVAARIRELGEAISQEYEGREIHLICVLKGGVFFMCELAKRITVPVTMDFMSVSSYGSGTSSSGVVRIVKDLDQPLEGKDVLIVEDIIDSGRTLGYLIEILKKRHPKSLRLCTLLDKPERRVVGNVQVDYCGFQIPDEFVVGYGLDYAQKYRNLPYIGVVELS, from the coding sequence ATGAGTGAGAGAATCCGGACGATGATTGAAGAAGAGAGGGTTGCAGCCCGGATCAGGGAACTTGGAGAGGCGATCAGCCAGGAGTATGAAGGAAGAGAAATTCATTTGATTTGTGTTCTGAAGGGCGGCGTATTCTTTATGTGCGAGCTGGCCAAACGGATAACTGTGCCGGTCACCATGGATTTCATGTCGGTATCCAGCTATGGGAGCGGTACCAGCTCCAGCGGGGTAGTGAGAATCGTGAAAGACCTGGATCAGCCGCTGGAAGGGAAGGATGTGCTGATCGTTGAGGATATCATAGATTCCGGCAGGACGCTTGGCTATCTCATAGAAATTTTAAAGAAACGGCATCCGAAAAGCCTGCGTCTGTGCACGCTGCTGGATAAACCGGAACGACGGGTTGTGGGCAATGTGCAGGTGGATTACTGCGGATTTCAGATACCGGATGAATTTGTGGTGGGCTATGGCCTCGATTATGCGCAGAAATACCGGAACCTGCCCTACATAGGGGTAGTGGAGCTCTCATAG
- the tilS gene encoding tRNA lysidine(34) synthetase TilS — MKKRILDYMNQYQMTAPGDVVCIGLSGGADSVYLLLALQELAEKLSLRLQAVHVNHGLRGEESDGDQAFVEQLCRERGIPLFVYARPVAELAAENHMGLEEAGRMVRRQAYQECLERRGATKIALAHHQNDMAETLLFHLARGTSLPGMAAIRPVNGAIIRPLLCISREEIEHDLNNRGIVWRTDSTNLEDDYTRNSIRHQMIPYLERRVNVQTVRHMAEAAGDLEAAGHFLREEALKRMKELVLDQGNRLMILEGLLGEPEILQGYMILECLQRLAGARKNLTRSHVSMVRGLMSMQTGKRICLPYGITGIRDYRGVCLKAGGGAGPKKPEPVPLPEGLVPVGSSARFCFGEYEAVCGIYERNGEKIPEKAYTKWLDYDKIKNSLVIRTRKQGDFLVIDKNGGRKKLKDYMIDQKIPRQERDSIPLLASGPEIFWVAGHRISESCKIDNNTRHVLHIQITGGNTHE, encoded by the coding sequence ATGAAGAAAAGAATTCTGGACTATATGAATCAATATCAGATGACGGCGCCGGGAGACGTGGTCTGTATAGGCCTTTCCGGCGGCGCTGATTCTGTGTACCTGCTGCTGGCTCTCCAGGAGCTGGCGGAGAAACTGTCCCTCCGGCTGCAGGCGGTGCATGTCAATCATGGCCTCCGCGGGGAGGAGAGCGACGGGGATCAGGCGTTTGTGGAACAACTTTGCAGAGAGCGGGGAATACCGCTCTTTGTCTATGCCCGTCCGGTGGCTGAGCTGGCGGCGGAGAATCATATGGGGCTGGAGGAGGCCGGACGGATGGTGCGCCGGCAGGCGTATCAGGAATGTCTGGAGCGCCGCGGCGCCACGAAGATCGCCCTGGCCCACCACCAGAACGACATGGCGGAGACTTTGCTCTTCCATCTTGCCAGGGGCACCTCCCTGCCGGGGATGGCGGCGATCCGTCCTGTAAACGGAGCGATTATCCGGCCCCTGCTCTGTATAAGCCGGGAAGAAATAGAGCATGATCTAAACAACAGAGGGATCGTCTGGAGGACAGACAGTACCAATCTGGAGGATGATTATACGCGGAACAGTATCAGGCATCAGATGATACCTTATCTGGAACGGCGCGTAAATGTGCAGACAGTGCGCCACATGGCGGAGGCAGCAGGAGATCTGGAAGCGGCCGGACATTTTCTGCGGGAGGAGGCCCTGAAGCGGATGAAGGAGCTGGTTCTGGATCAGGGGAACCGGCTGATGATTCTGGAGGGCCTTCTCGGAGAACCTGAAATTCTCCAGGGCTATATGATATTAGAATGCCTGCAGAGGCTGGCAGGCGCCAGAAAAAATCTTACCCGCAGCCATGTGTCCATGGTCAGGGGGCTGATGAGCATGCAGACGGGAAAAAGAATCTGTCTGCCCTATGGAATTACGGGGATCAGGGATTACCGTGGAGTCTGCCTGAAGGCAGGCGGCGGGGCCGGGCCAAAGAAGCCGGAGCCGGTACCGCTGCCAGAGGGACTGGTGCCTGTGGGAAGCAGCGCCCGGTTCTGCTTTGGGGAATATGAAGCTGTCTGCGGAATTTATGAGAGAAACGGTGAAAAAATCCCGGAAAAGGCGTATACGAAATGGCTGGACTATGATAAAATAAAAAATAGTTTGGTCATTCGCACCAGAAAACAAGGAGATTTTCTTGTGATTGATAAAAACGGCGGAAGAAAGAAGCTAAAGGATTATATGATCGATCAGAAGATTCCCAGGCAGGAAAGGGATTCCATACCGCTTCTGGCTTCCGGCCCGGAGATTTTCTGGGTGGCCGGACACCGCATCAGCGAAAGCTGCAAAATAGACAATAATACGAGACATGTATTGCACATACAGATAACAGGAGGAAATACACATGAGTGA
- the yabQ gene encoding spore cortex biosynthesis protein YabQ yields the protein MSGYMTRELLLFVKSFWYGASLLLLYDILRIFRKAFRHGKILTATEDIIYWVFCAVYLFSKFYQENSGILRAYLFAGVLLGVFACSASISTPFVKCGAWLLNGCKKILGIPLKGVKKIIKRLKNQLFRFKIYVNNSRGEKKEEGSLHPSQKPRRRKCAPGGKHEKRKKQKQPQSNESTSE from the coding sequence ATGAGCGGGTATATGACCAGGGAACTCCTGCTGTTTGTCAAGTCATTCTGGTATGGGGCAAGCCTGCTGCTTCTCTATGATATTCTGCGAATATTCCGCAAGGCTTTCCGGCATGGGAAAATATTGACGGCCACGGAGGATATTATTTACTGGGTTTTCTGTGCCGTCTATTTATTCAGCAAATTTTATCAGGAAAACAGTGGAATTTTGAGGGCATATCTGTTTGCCGGAGTTCTGCTGGGAGTATTTGCATGTTCTGCAAGCATCAGCACTCCTTTTGTCAAATGCGGCGCGTGGCTGTTGAACGGATGTAAAAAAATATTAGGAATACCGCTAAAAGGAGTAAAAAAAATAATAAAAAGGTTGAAAAATCAGTTGTTTCGGTTTAAAATTTATGTAAACAATTCTAGGGGCGAAAAAAAGGAAGAAGGCAGCCTTCATCCATCCCAGAAACCCAGGCGCAGAAAATGCGCCCCCGGAGGAAAGCATGAAAAAAGAAAAAAGCAGAAACAGCCGCAGAGCAATGAAAGCACATCAGAATAA
- a CDS encoding HU family DNA-binding protein — protein MNKTELVAAMAEQTQLSKKDTEAALKAFVDVVSAELKNGGKVQLVGFGTFEVSERAAREGRNPQTGATMKIKASKTPKFKAGKALKDMMN, from the coding sequence ATGAACAAAACAGAATTAGTAGCAGCCATGGCTGAGCAGACCCAGTTATCTAAAAAAGATACCGAAGCAGCTTTGAAAGCTTTCGTTGATGTTGTTTCCGCAGAACTGAAGAACGGAGGAAAAGTACAGCTGGTAGGATTCGGTACCTTCGAGGTATCCGAGAGGGCTGCAAGAGAGGGTAGAAATCCCCAGACCGGAGCGACCATGAAGATCAAAGCATCTAAGACTCCGAAGTTTAAAGCCGGAAAAGCATTAAAGGATATGATGAACTAA
- the yabP gene encoding sporulation protein YabP — MEAFCMEERLHRLTLSQRKEGTITGVVDVFSFDEHEILLKTSQGMLTVKGKELHVSRLELEKGEVDLEGQVDALLYTGQEPKQKQGSLLSRLFG, encoded by the coding sequence ATGGAGGCCTTTTGTATGGAAGAACGCTTGCACCGGCTGACACTTTCCCAGCGCAAGGAAGGCACAATCACGGGGGTTGTGGATGTGTTTTCTTTTGATGAGCATGAGATACTGCTGAAAACAAGCCAGGGGATGCTGACAGTCAAGGGGAAAGAGCTTCACGTGAGCAGGCTGGAGCTTGAAAAGGGCGAAGTGGACCTGGAAGGGCAGGTGGACGCCCTCCTGTATACCGGGCAGGAACCGAAGCAAAAGCAGGGCTCGCTTCTGTCCCGGCTCTTTGGGTAA
- a CDS encoding DeoR/GlpR family DNA-binding transcription regulator: MKNSRADQIISYMKNNKNTASVNELCAALNVSDMTIRRDLKILEDEKRVLRHHGGATLVQAAPSQFNANSFDSRLHENQELKLALGAAAASYLRSLSTRPNCNSIFIASGTTMVCIATQMSFPLHNTTLVTDNLHVSQILANNPEYTVITIGGQVMLPSLNIVGYVAENMIKSYRYDYAFIGAASIDENGIVYNYNIIEAGTFSAVLESTRHLIVVADSTKFNKRSFFQLFELQKGNTLITDSGIPKEIYKTLTEKGVKIIIAPNI; encoded by the coding sequence ATGAAGAATTCAAGAGCCGATCAGATTATCTCTTATATGAAAAACAACAAGAATACTGCAAGCGTTAATGAATTATGCGCCGCATTAAATGTATCAGACATGACGATCCGGCGGGATCTGAAAATACTTGAGGATGAAAAACGTGTCCTGCGCCATCACGGCGGGGCCACTCTGGTCCAGGCAGCCCCTTCACAGTTCAATGCCAATTCATTTGACTCCCGGCTTCACGAAAACCAGGAATTAAAGCTTGCCCTGGGAGCCGCTGCCGCCAGCTATTTACGCAGTCTCAGCACACGTCCAAACTGCAATTCCATTTTTATTGCCTCGGGAACTACTATGGTATGCATAGCCACGCAGATGAGTTTTCCTCTGCATAACACCACATTAGTCACCGACAATCTTCACGTATCCCAGATTTTAGCTAACAATCCGGAATATACAGTCATCACAATCGGCGGCCAGGTCATGCTGCCCTCCCTGAACATAGTAGGCTATGTGGCGGAGAATATGATTAAAAGCTACCGCTATGATTACGCTTTCATAGGGGCAGCTTCTATTGATGAAAATGGCATCGTATATAACTATAATATTATTGAGGCCGGGACGTTTTCAGCCGTTCTGGAGTCAACCAGGCATTTAATAGTTGTTGCCGACTCTACAAAATTCAACAAACGGAGCTTTTTCCAGCTCTTTGAGCTTCAAAAAGGTAACACTCTTATTACAGATTCGGGTATTCCCAAAGAGATTTACAAAACATTAACTGAAAAAGGTGTGAAGATTATCATTGCTCCAAATATCTGA
- a CDS encoding SpoIIE family protein phosphatase yields the protein MHEVIIAMLGIIAVLVIRDMAKTVLSGRKDRGLSEIYEHHPQKEQMEKYAASFQKLANSFYNMPFRKEHLTAPEVEEIFDKMQKGICSRCPKAESCWNLCFHLTYQQGCELLNALEDGEQEHIALAFGDWVEHCINGAKFLEEIRGQYVRARQDLLWNNRLIENRLAVAEQLGEVAHIMQMAAEDIYSITGVPHELEEQARKTLKKQHVVVKKMWMLEKPEDRLKIFVTMRVRGGQCVTVGEIARQLSAICDTRLIAAKEGRNVLNSDYTTVFFTEDTNYRVLYSAAKVTKDKETVSGDSYTCCDEDGQLVMCLSDGMGSGLAASRESEAVVELLEEFITSGFSRETAAKMINSALVLQRSDGMFSTVDLCSLDLYTGVCSFLKAGAATTFIRRDQWVETISSTSLAAGLVQQLDFDTSVKKLYDGDYLVMVTDGVLDALPLKQEEETMKEILLNIHSTSPREFGRAVLERVLSYCEYRAKDDMTVLVAGVWKKA from the coding sequence ATGCACGAAGTAATTATTGCCATGCTCGGGATCATTGCTGTTCTAGTGATACGGGACATGGCAAAAACTGTCTTATCAGGAAGAAAAGACAGAGGCCTGTCTGAGATATACGAACACCATCCCCAGAAAGAACAAATGGAAAAATATGCGGCATCCTTTCAGAAACTGGCGAATTCATTCTATAACATGCCTTTTCGGAAGGAACACCTGACAGCTCCGGAAGTGGAGGAAATCTTTGATAAAATGCAGAAGGGAATCTGTTCCAGATGTCCGAAAGCAGAATCCTGCTGGAATCTCTGCTTTCACCTGACGTACCAGCAGGGCTGTGAGCTTCTGAATGCGCTGGAGGACGGGGAACAGGAGCACATCGCCCTGGCGTTCGGAGACTGGGTGGAACACTGTATTAACGGGGCGAAATTTTTGGAAGAGATCCGGGGCCAGTACGTCCGGGCCAGGCAGGATCTTCTGTGGAATAACCGGCTGATTGAGAACCGGCTGGCAGTTGCGGAGCAGCTGGGGGAGGTGGCTCATATCATGCAGATGGCCGCAGAGGATATTTACAGTATTACAGGAGTTCCCCACGAACTGGAGGAACAGGCACGGAAGACGCTGAAGAAGCAGCATGTGGTTGTGAAAAAAATGTGGATGCTGGAAAAGCCGGAGGACCGCCTGAAGATCTTTGTCACCATGCGTGTCCGGGGAGGACAGTGTGTGACGGTAGGGGAGATTGCCAGGCAATTGTCCGCGATCTGTGATACCCGGCTGATCGCTGCCAAGGAGGGGCGCAACGTGCTGAACAGTGATTACACCACGGTGTTCTTTACAGAGGATACCAATTACCGGGTGCTGTACAGCGCGGCTAAGGTGACTAAAGACAAGGAAACCGTTTCGGGGGACAGCTACACCTGCTGCGATGAGGATGGCCAGCTGGTGATGTGCCTTTCGGACGGCATGGGTTCCGGCCTGGCGGCCAGCCGTGAGAGCGAGGCGGTTGTGGAACTGCTGGAGGAATTCATCACTTCAGGATTTTCCAGAGAGACAGCGGCCAAGATGATTAATTCGGCCCTTGTGCTTCAGAGAAGCGACGGGATGTTTTCCACGGTGGATCTCTGCTCGTTGGATCTCTATACCGGCGTCTGCAGCTTTCTGAAAGCTGGGGCTGCCACGACCTTTATCCGGAGGGACCAGTGGGTCGAGACGATCAGCTCTACCAGTCTGGCGGCGGGCCTGGTACAGCAGCTGGATTTTGACACTTCGGTCAAAAAGCTGTATGATGGAGACTATCTGGTGATGGTTACGGATGGAGTTCTGGACGCGCTGCCGCTGAAGCAGGAGGAAGAGACCATGAAGGAAATATTGCTGAATATCCACAGCACCTCGCCCAGAGAATTTGGACGTGCCGTGCTGGAAAGGGTGCTGAGCTACTGTGAATACCGTGCGAAGGATGATATGACGGTGCTTGTGGCAGGCGTGTGGAAAAAAGCGTAG